A single window of Nicotiana sylvestris chromosome 3, ASM39365v2, whole genome shotgun sequence DNA harbors:
- the LOC104232197 gene encoding uncharacterized protein, whose translation MYRFRFQLFYSTAAAAAAAPRNNLLAEMLVNSLGFSTEKAISTSAKVTFLKPGNNKPQLVINFFQQIGLDKTHIKTLVCATPSLLFSDVDKTLKPKIKVLQELGLSGSDIAKVLSKTGDFLFSSLENTIRRNINYLRQLLGSDDSLAKAIKKDSKILWYNAPKVMSPNVAFLRNLGFSGTDIEKLIVRDPRILLLKKTKWLENAVNRVERNLHIPRDSNMFIYGFMVTASLGESCLEMKLRTFRRFGWSDLDILTLVKKLPLCLTLSEARLGKGLNFFMKELGYGAGYLASRPALLTFSLEKRVLPRHEILKLLDQKKLAKSSLILYSALTVPESKFLNNYVLPYTDEMPELYELYMNSRRLDSVAAKFPSLSFTVFHLLTPSGEGENACYSNNNNCYCISVPKEDASSFIRTFLIEGDGTSLEELSVLRRCKVLFGSRVLEPETLTVLASLSTPAFTFTLPGNSVSSPMSIPSLNGMGLGSSVELDAHEAISSSSSFAALTMPELTIYLQAAKSPHWRDVIFADIMHCSPMTKLLADGSVERYRARLVAKALVVGMSGFLNNGVKHLLHVYPFRFHVFYSTAAAATSDTNFLVETLVKSLGFSLQEALSTSGKVSRLRPRYYNPNSVLNFLEQIGLDKTHIKKAVSSVPTLLLCDVDKYLKPKIEALKEVGLCGSDDLAKIITNSGCYFSTRVGCAIRQNVDYLHTLLFNDDFVANIIKRHPNVFFSYAFHEVMPPNISLLQNLGFSIVDIEKLMLWNPRILTQKAERLKDLVDRVEKTFFLSRDCNMFIHGVYALAWLDESTVKKRLEIFRSFGWSDSDIFTLVQTCPQCLTKSEAKIRNALNFLMKEIGYESHYLASHPTFLTCSLEKRVLPRHNVLKLLSQKEPKNCSLNLYTAVICSESKFLKRYVLPFKDEMPEVYDIYIKSRSQ comes from the exons ATGTATCGTTTCAGGTTTCAACTTTTCTACTCCACAGCTGCAGCTGCTGCAGCAGCTCCCCGCAACAATTTGTTGGCGGAAATGCTAGTGAACTCACTTGGTTTCTCCACAGAAAAAGCTATTTCTACTAGCGCCAAGGTAACATTCTTGAAACCTGGAAACAACAAGCCTCAATTAGTCATAAATTTCTTCCAACAAATTGGTTTGGACAAGACCCACATCAAAACCCTTGTTTGTGCCACCCCTAGTTTGCTGTTTTCTGATGTTGACAAAACCCTTAAACCCAAAATTAAAGTTCTTCAAGAACTTGGCTTATCTGGGTCCGACATAGCTAAAGTCCTCTCAAAAACTGGGGATTTCTTGTTTTCAAGTCTTGAAAATACAATCAGACGCAATATTAATTATCTCCGACAACTGTTAGGTAGTGATGATTCTCTTGCTAAAGCCATTAAGAAAGACTCTAAAATCCTTTGGTATAATGCCCCTAAAGTAATGTCACCAAATGTAGCTTTCCTGCGAAATCTTGGGTTTTCAGGTACGGATATTGAGAAGCTTATTGTACGAGATCCAAGGATTCTTCTTCTTAAAAAGACTAAGTGGCTTGAGAATGCAGTGAATCGAGTTGAAAGGAATTTACACATTCCTCGCGACTCCAACATGTTTATCTATGGATTTATGGTTACTGCATCCCTTGGGGAATCGTGTTTGGAGATGAAATTACGAACTTTCAGGAGATTTGGGTGGTCCGATTTGGATATTCTTACACTGGTGAAGAAACTTCCTTTATGCTTGACCTTATCAGAGGCTAGGCTTGGTAAAGGATTGAATTTTTTCATGAAGGAGCTTGGGTACGGAGCCGGTTACCTGGCTTCTCGCCCCGCTCTCTTAACATTCAGCTTGGAGAAGAGGGTATTGCCTAGGCATGAAATCTTGAAACTTCTTGACCAGAAGAAGCTAGCAAAGAGTAGCCTAATTCTTTATAGTGCTCTGACGGTGCCTGAATCAAAATTTTTAAATAATTATGTGCTGCCTTATACAGATGAGATGCCTGAGCTATATGAGTTATACATGAATAGTAGAAGAT TGGATAGTGTTGCTGCTAAATTTCCTTCATTGTCTTTCACTGTCTTTCATCTTTTGACCCCCTCGGGTGAAGGGGAGAATGCTTgttacagcaacaacaacaactgctACTGCATCTCGGTCCCAAAGGAGGATGCTT CTTCATTTATCCGCACTTTTCTCATAGAAGGAGATGGGACTTCTTTGGAGGAGTTGTCTGTTTTACGCAGATGCAAGGTCCTTTTTGGTTCTCGAGTTCTTGAACCAGAA ACACTAACAGTCCTCGCTTCACTGTCCACTCCAGCATTTACTTTCACATTACCTGGTAATTCTGTGTCTTCTCCTATGTCTATACCGAGTTTAAATGGCATGGGTCTTGGGTCTTCTGTTGAGTTGGATGCTCATGAAGCTATCAGTTCCTCTTCT TCCTTTGCTGCTTTAACTATGCCGGAGCTTACTATTTATCTCCAAGCTGCTAAATCTCCTCACTGGCGTGATGTGATTTTTGCTGATATAATGCATTGCTCTCCAATG ACTAAGCTCCTTGCAGACGGATCAGTGGAGCGTTACAGGGCTCGCTTGGTTGCAAAAG CTTTGGTTGTTGGGATGTCTGGGTTTCTCAACAATGGCGTTAAGCATCTCCTTCACGTTTATCCCTTCAGATTTCATGTCTTTTACTCAACAGCTGCTGCCGCAACTTCCGACACCAATTTCTTAGTAGAAACGCTGGTGAAATCACTTGGCTTCTCCCTACAAGAAGCCCTTTCTACAAGTGGCAAGGTAAGTCGCTTGAGACCCAGATATTACAACCCTAATTCTGTGCTCAATTTCTTGGAACAAATCGGTTTAGACAAGACCCATATCAAAAAAGCTGTTTCTTCAGTCCCCACATTACTGCTTTGCGATGTAGATAAATACCTTAAGCCCAAAATTGAAGCTCTTAAAGAAGTTGGGTTATGTGGGTCGGATGACCTTGCCAAAATCATCACAAACAGTGGATGTTATTTCAGCACTAGGGTAGGGTGTGCTATCAGACAAAATGTTGATTATCTTCACACCCTATTATTTAATGATGATTTTGTTGCTAATATCATTAAGAGACATCCTAATGTATTTTTTAGTTATGCATTTCATGAAGTAATGCCACCCAATATATCATTGCTGCAAAATCTTGGATTTTCAATTGTTGATATAGAGAAGCTTATGCTTTGGAATCCTAGAATTTTGACTCAAAAGGCAGAGCGCCTCAAAGACTTAGTGGATCGAGTAGAAAAAACTTTCTTTCTTTCTCGCGATTGCAACATGTTCATACATGGGGTTTATGCACTTGCATGGCTTGACGAATCGACGGTGAAAAAGAGATTAGAAATCTTCAGGAGCTTCGGGTGGTCTGACTCGGATATTTTTACATTGGTCCAAACATGTCCTCAATGTTTGACAAAATCCGAAGCTAAGATCAGAAATGCATTGAATTTTTTAATGAAGGAAATTGGATATGAGTCTCATTACCTGGCTTCTCATCCCACGTTTTTGACATGTAGCTTGGAGAAAAGGGTTCTGCCTAGACATAATGTTTTGAAGCTACTCAGCCAAAAGGAGCCGAAAAATTGTAGTCTGAACCTTTATACCGCTGTGATATGTTCCGAGTCAAAGTTCTTAAAAAGATATGTGCTGCCTTTCAAGGATGAGATGCCCGAGGTGTATGATATATACATCAAAAGTAGAAGCCAATAG
- the LOC104232199 gene encoding uncharacterized protein yields MGPRRAVDVVTGNQPMDLQEQYEDLTAQQLDLRAELVQKQQELRDDLDKHHGEFLHMVSALKYSFDGRQLNQQSKDSASTSAAKDKMLQSSQGILGPNSYCVNANRNHNLVFPRFNGENLKTWLYRIGQYFAEDETPLNQRVRLVAMNLDDDALVWHQSYLKCRNLPTLPAWDEYISELIETFGEEFADPMLELKQLRLAEATLAANARALKQASSGGYCSARKPVYDSPGLKSHQYHQPTHPPRLTSPANSTSIVPKTRRTISPAEMQRRRAQGLCYFCDDKFSRGHKCTLPKQMFVLELEVPESELTDSGNNNSETDSPSEEWSSHGSEQPFISLCAITVIQGAQTIHVTGYSDKRPTQILLDGGSTHNFIGSESAKRLGCTVIPTKVGYVSLGNNTMEATSGVVGNFQWMLEGTACESDLIVFLVGKYDLVLGALWMRTLGPVTMDYSALTMTYNYLGKQHILKDVPDACRLSSPKAVSSLIGKRYSSMNKDIIEKLVKEMLQHGVIQYSNNPFSSLVVVVGKKNGTWRLCVDYRELNQRTVKDKFHIPIIDNLLNELTGATIFSKIDLRSGLTLVDHVEPLQQVFEVMVQHRLLVKRSKCVFGAPNIEYLGHFISAQGVSTDPKKIAAVQQWPTPTTVKQLRGFLGLAGYAGYYRKFIKGYRLISRPLTELLRKDNFHWTVSADQTFAELKKALTSAPVLALPNYSLPFIVKTDASGASIGVVLMQSDHPIAFISKGLAPRHVALSVYERELLALAFAVTKWRRQGIQDDKVVEAPTGLLDITSLLETSSKLTQAARNERDKNLNRYLYNSLNLLMSKAGISDEERMNLRNDLSSSSKEMLGIAPGNPVHSSEDANTIKGSDTEDEVGNDVTGPLVLVPLGPDDDVDGVADGWHAEEEDSD; encoded by the exons ATGGGCCCACGACGAGCTGTTGACGTTGTGACGGGTAATCAACCCATGGATTTGCAGGAGCAGTACGAGGATCTAACAGCTCAACAGCTAGATCTGCGAGCAGAATTAGTACAAAAACAGCAAGAATTAAGAGATGATTTGGACAAACACCATGGTGAATTTCTGCACATGGTGAGTGCTCTCAAATATTCCTTTGATGGCCGGCAATTGAATCAACAATCAAAGGATAGTGCATCTACATCAGCTGCTAAGGACAAAATGCTCCAGTCAAGTCAGGGTATTCTAGGTCCAAATTCTTACTGTGTTAATGCTAATCGAAATCATAACCTGGTTTTCCCTCGCTTCAATGGAGAGAATTTGAAGACGTGGTTGTATAGGATCGGTCAGTACTTTGCTGAGGATGAAACTCCTCTCAATCAGAGAGTGAGATTAGTTGCTATGAACTTGGATGATGATGCCCTAGTTTGGCATCAGTCCTATCTGAAATGTAGAAATTTACCTACACTACCTGCTTGGGATGAATATATCTCAGAATTAATTGAAACATTTGGTGAAGAATTTGCTGATCCTATGCTAGAACTCAAGCAATTAAG GTTAGCAGAAGCAACATTAGCCGCTAATGCTAGAGCCTTAAAGCAGGCCTCATCTGGGGGATACTGTTCAGCTAGGAAGCCTGTGTATGACAGTCCAGGTCTCAAGAGTCACCAATATCACCAACCTACACATCCACCTAGACTGACTTCACCTGCTAATTCTACCTCTATTGTTCCTAAAACAAGGAGAACTATCTCTCCTGCTGAGATGCAACGTAGGAGAGCTCAAGGTCTTTGTTACTTCTGTGATGATAAGTTTTCTCGTGGGCATAAGTGCACCCTTCCAAAGCAAATGTTTGTGTTAGAATTGGAGGTTCCTGAGAGTGAACTTACTGATAGTGGTAATAACAACAGTGAGACTGATTCACCAAGTGAGGAGTGGTCATCTCATGGAAGTGAGCAGCCTTTCATCTCCTTGTGTGCTATAACAGTAATTCAAGGTGCTCAAACCATCCATGTTACTGGTTATAGTGACAAGAGGCCTACCCAAATTTTATTGGATGGAGGTAGCACACATAACTTCATTGGCTCTGAATCAGCCAAGAGGTTGGGATGCACTGTGATTCCAACTAAGGTGGGATACGTCAGCTTAGGTAACAACACAATGGAAGCCACTTCTGGTGTAGTTGGGAATTTCCAATGGATGTTAGAAGGTACAGCCTGTGAATCTGACTTGATTGTATTTCTAGTTGGGAAGTATGATTTAGTCCTGGGTGCCTTATGGATGAGAACTCTAGGTCCAGTGACTATGGATTATTCTGCCCTTACCATGACCTATAACTATTTGGGTAAACAGCATATCTTGAAGGATGTTCCTGATGCTTGCAGACTATCAAGCCCAAAGGCTGTTTCAAGTCTAATAGGGAAGAG GTATTCTTCTATGAACAAGGACATTATTGAGAAGTTAGTGAAAGAAATGTTGCAGCATGGGGTGATCCAATACAGTAACAATCCATTCTCATCACTTGTGGTAGTGGTGGGAAAAAAGAATGGTACATGGCGATTGTGTGTGGACTATAGAGAACTAAACCAACGCACAGTCAAGGACAAGTTTCATATCCCCATTATAGATAACTTACTTAATGAACTAACTGGTGCCACCATCTTTTCTAAAATTGACCTTAGGTCTGG CTTGACTTTAGTAGACCATGTTGAGCCTTTACAACAGGTATTTGAGGTTATGGTGCAACACAGGTTATTGGTTAAGAGGTCCAAGTGTGTGTTTGGTGCTCCTAATATTGAATACTTGGGGCATTTTATTTCTGCTCAAGGTGTGTCCACTGATCCAAAAAAGATAGCTGCAGTGCAGCAGTGGCCTACCCCAACTACTGTCAAACAATTGAGAGGCTTCTTGGGATTAGCTGGCTATGCTGGCTATTACAGGAAGTTTATCAAGGGCTATAGACTTATTAGCAGACCCTTGACTGAGTTGCTAAGGAAAGATAACTTCCATTGGACTGTCTCTGCTGATCAAACATTTGCTGAGCTCAAGAAAGCCCTCACTTCTGCCCCAGTATTGGCCTTGCCAAACTATTCTTTGCCTTTTATAGTCAAAACTGATGCAAGTGGTGCTAGTATTGGTGTTGTCTTAATGCAATCTGATCACCCTATAGCTTTCATTAGCAAAGGCCTTGCACCTAGACATGTTGCTCTTTCTGTCTATGAAAGAGAACTCTTAGCTTTGGCGTTTGCTGTCACCAAGTG GAGGCGCCAGGGTATCCAGGATGATAAAGTGGTGGAGGCTCCTACAGGGCTATTGGACATCACATCATTGTTGGAGACGTCATCGAAGCTCACTCAAGCAGCAAGGAACGAACGAGACAAGAACTTAAACAGGTACCTCTATAACTCTTTGAATTTACTCATGAGCAAGGCTGGTATTTCAGACGAGGAGCGTATGAATTTACGCAATGACTTGTCGAGCTCATCCAAGGAGATGTTGGGGATTGCACCTGGCAACCCCGTTCACTCGTCGGAGGACGCAAACACTATCAAGGGCTCAGACACGGAGGACGAGGTTGGTAATGATGTTACGGGGCCCCTGGTTTTGGTGCCTCTAGGACCTGATGATGATGTGGACGGAGTTGCTGATGGATGGCACGCTGAAGAGGAGGACTCCGACTGA